A portion of the Natronococcus sp. AD-5 genome contains these proteins:
- the cbiB gene encoding adenosylcobinamide-phosphate synthase CbiB produces MTLTTAALVGFALGLDRLIGEPPNAVHPVAWLGRLVGALDRRWSDDDRRQRLIGYAIAFVVPLVPAAVAGGAVLVAAAAHPIAGALVAGLVLFLTSSLRMLLELTREVVAATGSDLETARERIRGLVGRDTSTLSPAELRSAALESAAENLADGLVATVLPFALLAPVSLPVAAAAAAWVKGVNTLDSMLGYPSKPIGTASARLDDVAMWVPARVSAAAIALAAVDPSALRCAGRWARTPPSPNSGWPMATLACALSVRFTKPGVYDLNSGAELPALEDGERAIALVGRAAIVAAASAIALGVALASLLGTHPTLAVIAR; encoded by the coding sequence ATGACACTGACGACGGCCGCACTGGTCGGGTTCGCCCTCGGTCTCGATCGCCTGATCGGAGAGCCGCCGAACGCGGTTCATCCGGTCGCGTGGCTCGGTCGGCTCGTCGGGGCGCTCGATCGGCGGTGGAGCGACGACGACCGCCGCCAGCGGCTGATCGGGTACGCGATCGCGTTCGTCGTTCCGCTCGTCCCCGCCGCCGTCGCCGGCGGCGCCGTTCTCGTCGCGGCCGCTGCCCACCCGATCGCCGGCGCGCTCGTCGCCGGACTCGTCCTCTTCCTGACGAGCAGCCTGCGGATGCTGCTCGAGCTGACCCGAGAGGTCGTCGCGGCGACCGGAAGCGATCTCGAGACGGCTCGCGAGCGAATTCGCGGACTCGTCGGACGGGATACGTCGACGCTGTCGCCGGCGGAGCTCCGCAGCGCGGCTCTCGAGAGCGCCGCCGAGAACCTCGCGGACGGGCTGGTCGCGACCGTCCTTCCCTTCGCGCTTCTCGCACCGGTCTCGCTGCCCGTCGCGGCGGCCGCCGCCGCGTGGGTGAAGGGCGTCAACACGCTCGACTCGATGCTCGGCTACCCGTCGAAACCGATCGGCACCGCGAGCGCGCGTCTCGACGACGTCGCGATGTGGGTCCCCGCGCGGGTGAGCGCCGCCGCTATCGCGCTCGCCGCGGTCGATCCCTCGGCACTCCGATGTGCCGGGCGGTGGGCCAGAACGCCGCCGTCGCCGAACTCGGGCTGGCCCATGGCGACGCTGGCCTGCGCCCTCTCGGTTCGGTTCACGAAGCCGGGCGTTTACGACCTGAATTCCGGCGCCGAACTGCCGGCCCTCGAGGACGGCGAGCGAGCGATCGCGCTCGTCGGTCGAGCGGCGATCGTCGCGGCCGCGAGCGCGATCGCGCTGGGAGTCGCGCTCGCGTCGCTCCTGGGAACGCACCCGACACTGGCGGTGATCGCGCGATGA
- a CDS encoding HAD family hydrolase: protein MAVSFDLFGTLVDADQPADPAAAVADELEARGVDVPPDWDEAYASPHVDAPDGAEVPLPAHVDRALASRGVAYENNAVRRAVVATFDPEVETRVGAREAVAAARERGPVAICSNCSVPELVARTLVRSEFERDDFDAIVTSVACGWRKPAPEIFELAADELGVRPADLVHVGDDPRTDGGVEAAGGTAILLEDVPLRDVGARLAALEESEGGTEA from the coding sequence GTGGCAGTCTCGTTCGACCTCTTCGGAACGCTCGTCGACGCCGACCAGCCCGCGGATCCCGCGGCAGCCGTCGCCGACGAACTCGAGGCCCGCGGCGTCGACGTGCCGCCGGATTGGGACGAGGCGTACGCCAGTCCGCACGTCGACGCGCCGGACGGCGCGGAGGTGCCGCTTCCGGCGCACGTCGACCGGGCGCTCGCGAGCCGCGGCGTCGCGTACGAGAACAACGCCGTCAGACGAGCGGTCGTCGCGACGTTCGATCCCGAGGTCGAGACCAGAGTCGGCGCGCGCGAGGCCGTCGCCGCCGCTCGAGAACGCGGCCCGGTCGCGATCTGCTCGAACTGCAGCGTCCCGGAACTCGTCGCGCGGACGCTCGTCCGATCCGAGTTCGAGCGCGACGACTTCGACGCGATCGTGACGAGCGTCGCCTGCGGCTGGCGCAAACCCGCGCCCGAAATATTCGAACTGGCCGCCGACGAACTCGGCGTCCGGCCGGCCGACCTCGTCCACGTCGGCGACGACCCCCGAACGGACGGCGGCGTCGAAGCCGCCGGCGGAACGGCGATCCTGCTCGAGGACGTTCCGCTCCGCGACGTCGGTGCGCGACTGGCGGCTCTCGAGGAGAGCGAGGGAGGGACCGAAGCGTGA